In bacterium, a single genomic region encodes these proteins:
- the secF gene encoding protein translocase subunit SecF, with amino-acid sequence MIQIFKNTKFNFIGIRKYTYALSGALIIMGIVSIITHRGLKYGIDFTGGSIVELRFEQPIETGYIRENLSKIGLGDAVVQKIVTELQGYYLIKTVPKEGVGEEIANLFNPRPTVEREELVGPSVSQGFKMRAVLVVLLGWIMILIYVAIRFTFRWGVTAVVALIHDVLVTVAFISIFDKEVNIPIVAALLTIIGYSINDSIVVADRVRENLRILKKNTLPEIINISVNQTLARTVLTSFTLLCVLIAIFLFGGRVIHDFAFALIVGTISGIYSTVYIMSALVVAWERVAPSKLTKR; translated from the coding sequence ATGATTCAAATATTTAAGAACACAAAATTTAATTTTATTGGGATAAGAAAGTATACTTATGCACTATCGGGTGCTTTAATTATTATGGGAATAGTCTCTATCATTACACATCGTGGTCTGAAATACGGAATTGACTTCACAGGCGGCTCAATTGTAGAATTGAGGTTTGAACAACCAATTGAAACCGGATATATAAGGGAAAATCTATCTAAAATTGGACTCGGAGATGCAGTTGTGCAGAAAATAGTAACAGAGTTGCAGGGCTACTATTTAATAAAGACTGTACCAAAAGAAGGAGTAGGTGAAGAAATAGCAAACCTGTTTAATCCACGACCTACTGTGGAAAGAGAAGAGCTTGTCGGACCATCGGTGTCACAAGGATTTAAGATGAGAGCTGTCTTGGTTGTATTACTTGGATGGATAATGATACTTATTTATGTAGCTATTAGGTTCACTTTTAGGTGGGGGGTAACTGCAGTTGTAGCACTTATACATGATGTATTGGTTACTGTGGCATTTATCTCTATTTTTGATAAAGAGGTTAATATTCCAATAGTAGCTGCTTTACTTACAATTATTGGCTACTCTATAAATGACTCCATTGTTGTTGCTGATAGAGTGAGGGAAAACTTGAGGATTCTTAAGAAAAATACACTCCCAGAAATCATTAATATATCAGTTAATCAAACATTAGCGAGAACTGTACTTACATCATTCACTCTACTATGTGTTCTGATAGCTATCTTTTTATTTGGGGGAAGAGTAATCCATGATTTTGCATTTGCTTTGATTGTTGGTACAATTTCTGGAATATATTCAACAGTTTATATCATGTCTGCGCTTGTAGTTGCGTGGGAAAGAGTAGCACCATCTAAGCTTACGAAGAGATGA
- a CDS encoding capsule assembly Wzi family protein — MGCNKSILTTVFILMISHTFPTVILSEVKNLLYVPSNDQLIETIEELRVRGLPIVRYPNIKNYFIKEIPKQEWLDEWLTYKIRQPVFKTETTLDSTSDVRVTTFISYEKEPIDIILEPAVKFGNSQLWPTKKYKIAAADYERVFTRVAVKSFSFLLGKERFAIGQSPRHNLLLSGSFPPMDGVLAAYENLRFKISFLFSRLEDLLADTLEYMFNGDTIYTDTVNSRRFISLHRVDLLPKDWINIGFTEAVIYGGPNVIPDLHYLNPIALWLPYQFIKGVDNNIFWGIDGRIDIKNLAVYGELLIDDFQLLPDAQKEPNHIGCMVGIEVADPLKLQRIFILSEYTRITRWTYTSFIPWQRWEYLGYPIGHPMGPDFDNVFAKVTYHFTPTVDFYGEISYTRHGGGKVNALWPIPEHPRINGTYFPTNNFLSPTVQTYLDTRLGISIFKISRYNLNIFAEVGICKPSYKKYIPVGKIAITWR; from the coding sequence ATGGGTTGCAACAAAAGCATACTTACAACAGTTTTTATTTTGATGATATCACATACATTTCCCACTGTCATTCTGAGCGAAGTGAAGAATCTATTATATGTACCTTCAAACGACCAGTTAATAGAAACCATAGAAGAACTTAGAGTTAGGGGATTACCAATTGTTAGATATCCAAATATAAAAAATTACTTCATAAAAGAAATACCAAAACAGGAATGGCTGGATGAATGGCTTACTTACAAAATTAGACAGCCAGTTTTTAAAACTGAAACTACATTGGATAGTACAAGCGATGTTAGAGTGACTACTTTCATTTCTTATGAAAAAGAACCAATAGATATAATTTTAGAGCCAGCTGTAAAATTTGGTAATAGTCAGTTATGGCCTACAAAGAAGTATAAAATTGCAGCTGCAGATTATGAACGTGTATTTACAAGAGTGGCAGTAAAAAGTTTCTCTTTTCTTCTTGGGAAGGAACGGTTTGCAATTGGACAGTCACCAAGACACAATCTTCTCCTATCAGGTAGCTTCCCACCTATGGATGGGGTATTAGCAGCATATGAAAATTTAAGATTTAAAATAAGCTTCTTGTTCTCAAGACTTGAAGACCTATTAGCTGATACCTTAGAATACATGTTTAACGGAGACACTATTTACACTGATACAGTAAATTCGAGACGGTTCATTTCATTACATAGAGTTGATTTATTGCCTAAAGATTGGATAAATATAGGATTTACTGAAGCCGTTATATATGGGGGTCCAAATGTTATCCCTGATTTACATTATTTAAATCCCATCGCATTGTGGTTGCCTTATCAATTCATTAAAGGAGTGGATAACAATATATTTTGGGGTATAGATGGAAGAATTGACATTAAAAATTTAGCCGTTTATGGTGAACTACTTATAGATGATTTTCAACTTCTTCCAGATGCACAGAAAGAGCCGAACCACATTGGATGCATGGTTGGAATTGAGGTGGCAGACCCATTGAAGTTGCAGAGAATATTTATATTATCTGAGTATACAAGAATAACAAGATGGACTTATACGAGCTTTATTCCGTGGCAAAGGTGGGAGTATTTGGGTTATCCAATTGGCCATCCTATGGGACCGGATTTTGATAATGTTTTTGCAAAAGTTACTTACCATTTTACACCAACAGTTGATTTCTACGGTGAAATATCGTATACAAGACATGGAGGAGGGAAGGTAAATGCTTTATGGCCAATACCCGAACATCCAAGAATTAATGGGACATATTTCCCAACTAATAATTTTTTATCACCTACAGTCCAAACTTACCTTGATACAAGATTGGGAATAAGTATTTTTAAAATCAGCCGATATAATCTTAATATTTTCGCAGAAGTTGGTATTTGTAAACCATCTTATAAAAAATACATCCCAGTGGGTAAAATTGCTATTACTTGGAGATAA
- a CDS encoding class I SAM-dependent methyltransferase has protein sequence MLTYNFPYLYELSFKLPPALLWRKNSIRALIHELNRFKLKPQKILDVGCGTGVLIPIVKKLYPTSEILGIDNSKPMIDFAIRRCGKIAKFKVINFFDYKGKHDLIIMFYSFYFFPWTPAIDKIKELLSPSGICIMVTCSRALFSVLHQFYVTKLLKTNVWLYSPHAFYSSFSDAEFSLSSKFLSEIEGSYILSIKKNASSTVKSSVSN, from the coding sequence TTGTTAACCTACAACTTCCCATATTTATACGAATTATCATTTAAATTACCACCCGCCTTACTTTGGCGTAAAAATAGTATAAGGGCTCTTATCCATGAACTTAACAGGTTTAAACTCAAGCCCCAAAAGATACTCGATGTGGGTTGTGGGACTGGCGTTTTGATTCCAATAGTTAAGAAGTTATATCCAACTTCCGAAATACTTGGTATAGATAATTCTAAACCTATGATAGACTTTGCAATAAGGCGTTGCGGTAAAATCGCTAAGTTCAAAGTAATAAACTTTTTTGATTACAAAGGGAAACACGATTTAATTATTATGTTCTACAGCTTTTACTTTTTTCCATGGACTCCGGCTATAGATAAAATTAAAGAGTTGCTCTCACCATCTGGAATATGTATAATGGTAACCTGTAGTAGAGCTCTATTTAGCGTATTACACCAATTTTATGTAACCAAACTTTTAAAAACTAACGTATGGCTTTATTCACCACACGCGTTTTACTCATCGTTCTCTGATGCAGAATTTTCTTTAAGCTCAAAATTTTTAAGCGAGATAGAGGGCAGTTATATTCTGTCAATTAAGAAGAACGCATCGTCTACAGTAAAATCGAGTGTATCAAACTAA
- a CDS encoding alpha/beta hydrolase codes for MSLQWRLILLLVILCIAYLWKASQLIIAPKRFISPYKPDNFGLKYENISLITNDGITLKTWFIPAPADKVVEATIIICHGYGTDKGDCIDIAQFLHRAGYNVVMFDFRGHGQSGGKYCSLGYYECEDVKTVIRWLKSNSTFRGSGVLKGEGMSTLPLKIGAIGVSMGGTVALMVQAEEPALLAVVSDGAYLSFYSAVTSFARKHFKAPKYPFIPPAVWAAGLRLKFKPKELNLIKFMPKIAPKPILIIHGSEDREIQTQDAYEIFKAASKPKELWIVEGAQHLESYYIARDEYEQKVINFFKSAFK; via the coding sequence ATGAGTCTGCAATGGAGACTAATTTTATTACTTGTAATTCTCTGCATAGCTTACCTTTGGAAGGCATCGCAACTGATAATCGCACCTAAAAGATTTATTTCCCCATATAAGCCAGATAATTTTGGTCTAAAATATGAGAATATTAGCCTTATCACAAATGACGGAATTACACTCAAAACTTGGTTTATTCCAGCACCTGCTGATAAAGTAGTCGAAGCTACAATTATAATCTGTCATGGGTATGGAACTGATAAAGGTGATTGTATTGACATAGCACAGTTTTTACATCGTGCAGGTTATAATGTAGTAATGTTTGATTTTAGAGGTCATGGACAAAGTGGTGGAAAATATTGTTCACTCGGATATTATGAATGTGAAGATGTTAAAACAGTGATAAGATGGTTAAAATCAAACTCTACCTTTCGGGGGAGTGGGGTTCTTAAGGGCGAGGGGATGTCCACCCTGCCCTTAAAGATTGGTGCAATTGGAGTTTCAATGGGTGGAACAGTAGCTCTTATGGTACAGGCTGAAGAGCCAGCGCTTTTAGCTGTCGTATCAGATGGCGCTTATTTATCATTTTATTCAGCAGTTACATCATTTGCAAGAAAACACTTTAAAGCACCTAAGTATCCGTTTATACCACCAGCTGTGTGGGCTGCGGGTTTAAGGCTTAAATTTAAGCCTAAAGAATTAAACTTGATAAAATTTATGCCTAAAATAGCACCTAAACCTATACTCATAATTCATGGAAGTGAAGATAGAGAAATACAGACACAGGATGCATACGAAATATTTAAAGCAGCATCAAAGCCTAAGGAATTGTGGATAGTGGAAGGTGCTCAGCACCTTGAAAGCTATTATATTGCAAGAGATGAATATGAACAAAAAGTTATAAACTTCTTCAAATCAGCTTTTAAATAA
- the wecB gene encoding UDP-N-acetylglucosamine 2-epimerase (non-hydrolyzing): MNTKKILLVSGARPNFMKLAPLIEELRKFPSKFTPILVHTGQHYDYELSEVFFHDLSLPEPDLYLGIGSGSHSEQTGKVLIEFERVVLNKHPDIIIVVGDVNSTLGCSIVGSKLMIPIAHIEAGLRSFDRSMPEEINRVVTDVLSDFLFTTEEAGNKNLLREGIPKSKIHFVGDIIVDSLSRTIKISRGSHIIDELGLKPNDYAILTIHRPSNVDIKDNLSHIVDAIKEIATRIKVVFPIHPRTQKNIDKFNISLDIKNLILTQPLGYLDFLHLEKHAKFVLTDSGGVQVETTVLNIPCLTLRDNIEKLATIEIGTNLLVGNNKSKIINEALKILAGKVKSGKIPPLWDGHTAERIVNVLTCLA, from the coding sequence ATTAACACGAAGAAAATATTACTTGTAAGTGGGGCGCGTCCTAATTTTATGAAACTCGCTCCTTTAATTGAAGAACTAAGAAAGTTTCCATCCAAGTTTACTCCCATCCTTGTCCACACAGGTCAGCATTATGATTATGAGTTATCAGAAGTCTTTTTCCACGACCTATCCCTCCCGGAGCCAGATTTATATCTCGGTATAGGGTCGGGCTCTCACAGTGAACAAACTGGCAAGGTACTGATTGAATTTGAGCGTGTTGTCTTAAACAAGCATCCTGACATCATTATCGTAGTGGGTGATGTCAACTCTACGCTTGGCTGTTCAATTGTAGGTAGTAAGCTTATGATTCCAATTGCACATATTGAGGCAGGACTCAGAAGTTTTGACCGTTCAATGCCAGAAGAGATAAACCGTGTAGTTACAGATGTATTATCCGATTTTTTATTTACTACTGAAGAGGCAGGAAATAAAAATTTATTACGTGAGGGAATTCCAAAATCTAAAATCCACTTTGTTGGTGACATTATAGTAGACTCTCTTTCAAGAACTATTAAGATTTCACGAGGCTCGCACATTATTGACGAATTAGGGCTTAAGCCGAATGATTATGCAATTTTAACTATTCATAGACCGTCAAATGTTGATATAAAGGATAATTTGTCTCATATAGTTGATGCAATTAAAGAAATCGCAACTCGCATAAAAGTTGTATTTCCAATACATCCGAGGACTCAAAAGAATATAGATAAGTTTAATATTTCGCTTGATATTAAGAACCTTATACTAACCCAACCTTTGGGGTACCTTGATTTTTTACACCTTGAGAAGCATGCTAAATTTGTGCTTACAGATTCAGGCGGTGTCCAAGTTGAGACTACAGTTTTAAACATACCCTGTCTAACATTAAGAGATAACATAGAAAAACTCGCTACTATTGAGATTGGCACAAATTTACTTGTTGGTAATAACAAGTCCAAAATAATTAACGAAGCTCTCAAAATCCTTGCTGGTAAAGTAAAGAGTGGTAAAATACCACCCCTCTGGGACGGGCATACTGCAGAACGTATAGTAAATGTACTAACCTGTCTCGCCTAG